In Candidatus Methylomirabilota bacterium, the sequence CGGACTCGAGATGCCGGCAGGCGCCGTCGAGCTGCCCGTGGCGGTGCCTGCCGGGCTCGCCCACGTCTACACGGAGTGCGCGCGCATCTGGAACCCGATCCACACCGACGTCGCCGTCGCCCGCGCCGCCGGGCTCCCGGACATCATCCTGCACGGCACCGCCACCCTCGCCCTCGCCGTCTCGCGAGTCCTCGCCTACGCGGACGCCGACCCCCGCGCGGTGCGAGGAGTGAGCGCGCGCTTCACCGGCATGGTGCCCCTGCCCGGGCACTTCACCCTGCGCATGGCCGAAGCTGGGGAGGGCAAGGGCTTTGTCTTCGATGCGAGAGGCCAGGACGGCGCGCTCGTGCTGAGCGGTGGAGCGCTGCGCCTCACGTAGCACGC encodes:
- a CDS encoding MaoC/PaaZ C-terminal domain-containing protein, with the protein product GLEMPAGAVELPVAVPAGLAHVYTECARIWNPIHTDVAVARAAGLPDIILHGTATLALAVSRVLAYADADPRAVRGVSARFTGMVPLPGHFTLRMAEAGEGKGFVFDARGQDGALVLSGGALRLT